Proteins encoded by one window of Phenylobacterium soli:
- a CDS encoding glycogen/starch/alpha-glucan phosphorylase, translated as MSASSDVAVRIALPTEDQDVAALRRAIVAKLAYSVGKDPIVATEHDWFMATALAVRDRIVDAWFPTTRTIYTEKPKRVYYLSVEFLIGRLLYDSLNALGLAETMRKALAELGVDLEVLREVEPDAALGNGGLGRLAACFMESMASLGIAGYGYGIRYDHGMFRQKIKDGWQSELPETWLAGGNPWEFERPDVVYHISYGGSVEARETPEGEIRHIWHPAETVEAVAYDTPMVGWRGKHVNTLRLWSARAPDPLRLDAFNRGDHLGALASQSRAQAISQVLYPADDSPAGQELRLRQEHFFSSAALQDIVRRHLHQHGDLKTLPDHVAIQLNDTHPAISIAEMMRLLIDNHGVEWDDAWDVCRRTFNYTNHTLLPEALEHWPVPLMERMLPRHMQIIYLINARHLDELRAKGALSEAEIGAVSLIEESGARQVRMGWLSFIGSHRVNGVSALHTDLMRQTVFAPLHRLYPDRIVNKTNGITFRRWLMEANPGLTQLLADTVGSAVLDNTERLADFAAYADDAGVQERFRAIRREHKAQLSGLIHRRLGVKVDPDAMFDTHIKRIHEYKRQLLNILETVALYDAMRAQPTRNWTPRVKIFAGKAAASYQNAKLVIKLINDVANVVNNDPTLRGLLKVVFLPNYNVSLAEAVIPASDLSEQISTAGMEASGTGNMKFALNGALTIGTLDGANVEIKDRVGDDNIFIFGLEAHEVEQRRREGFGTEEIIRRSPMIQQVLDQIGSGGFSPAEPNLYSHILDGLVRHDHFLVLGDFQSYAEKQREVAAKWRDPAAWWRSAILNTAHMGFFSSDRTIRDYAEEIWGVPVKPA; from the coding sequence ATGAGCGCATCGTCCGACGTGGCGGTCAGGATCGCACTGCCCACGGAAGACCAGGACGTGGCGGCGCTTCGGCGCGCCATCGTGGCCAAGCTCGCCTATTCGGTCGGCAAGGATCCGATCGTCGCCACCGAGCACGACTGGTTCATGGCCACGGCGCTCGCGGTGCGCGACCGGATCGTCGACGCCTGGTTCCCGACGACGCGGACGATCTACACCGAGAAGCCGAAGCGGGTTTACTACCTCTCCGTCGAGTTCCTGATCGGACGGCTGCTCTACGACAGCCTGAACGCCCTCGGGCTGGCGGAGACCATGCGCAAGGCGCTGGCCGAACTCGGCGTCGATCTCGAGGTGCTGCGCGAGGTGGAGCCCGACGCCGCCCTCGGCAACGGCGGCCTCGGGCGTCTCGCCGCCTGCTTCATGGAGAGCATGGCGAGCCTCGGCATCGCCGGCTACGGCTACGGCATCCGCTACGACCACGGCATGTTCCGCCAGAAGATCAAGGACGGCTGGCAGTCCGAGCTGCCGGAAACCTGGCTCGCCGGCGGCAATCCGTGGGAGTTCGAGCGTCCCGACGTCGTCTATCACATCAGCTACGGCGGCTCGGTAGAGGCGCGCGAGACGCCCGAGGGCGAGATCCGCCACATCTGGCATCCCGCCGAGACGGTGGAGGCGGTGGCCTACGACACCCCCATGGTCGGCTGGCGCGGCAAGCACGTGAACACCTTGCGGCTGTGGTCAGCCCGCGCCCCCGATCCCTTGCGGCTCGACGCCTTTAACCGCGGCGACCATCTGGGCGCCCTGGCGTCGCAATCGCGGGCCCAGGCGATCTCCCAAGTGCTCTACCCGGCCGACGACAGTCCGGCGGGGCAGGAGCTGCGGCTGCGCCAGGAGCATTTCTTCTCGTCGGCCGCCCTGCAGGACATCGTGCGTCGCCACCTGCACCAGCATGGCGACCTGAAGACCCTGCCCGATCACGTGGCGATCCAGCTCAACGACACCCACCCGGCGATCTCCATCGCCGAGATGATGCGCCTGCTGATCGATAACCACGGCGTGGAATGGGACGACGCCTGGGATGTCTGCCGGCGCACCTTCAACTACACCAACCACACCCTCCTGCCCGAGGCGCTGGAGCACTGGCCGGTGCCGCTGATGGAGCGGATGTTGCCGCGGCACATGCAGATCATCTACCTGATCAATGCGCGCCATCTCGACGAGCTACGCGCCAAGGGGGCGCTCTCCGAGGCTGAGATCGGCGCAGTCTCCCTGATCGAGGAGTCCGGGGCGCGGCAGGTCCGCATGGGCTGGCTGAGCTTCATCGGCTCGCACCGGGTCAACGGCGTCTCGGCGCTTCACACCGACCTCATGCGGCAGACGGTCTTCGCCCCGCTGCACCGGCTCTACCCCGACCGGATCGTCAACAAGACCAACGGCATCACCTTCCGGCGCTGGCTGATGGAGGCCAATCCCGGGCTCACCCAGCTCCTGGCGGACACCGTCGGTTCGGCGGTGCTCGACAACACCGAACGGCTGGCCGACTTCGCCGCCTATGCCGACGACGCCGGCGTACAGGAGCGCTTCCGGGCCATCCGCCGCGAGCACAAGGCCCAGCTCTCGGGCCTGATCCACCGCCGACTCGGGGTGAAGGTCGACCCGGACGCCATGTTCGACACCCACATCAAGCGGATCCACGAATACAAGCGCCAGCTCCTCAACATCCTCGAGACCGTGGCGCTTTACGATGCGATGCGCGCCCAGCCGACGCGCAACTGGACGCCGCGGGTGAAGATCTTCGCCGGCAAGGCGGCGGCGAGCTATCAGAACGCCAAGCTCGTCATCAAGCTGATCAACGACGTCGCCAATGTGGTGAACAACGATCCCACCCTGCGCGGGCTTCTGAAGGTGGTCTTCCTGCCGAACTACAATGTGTCGCTGGCCGAGGCGGTGATCCCGGCCTCGGACCTTTCGGAGCAGATCTCCACCGCGGGCATGGAGGCTTCGGGGACAGGCAACATGAAGTTCGCCCTGAACGGCGCCCTGACCATCGGCACGCTCGACGGCGCCAATGTCGAGATCAAGGATCGGGTCGGCGACGACAACATCTTCATCTTCGGGCTGGAGGCCCACGAAGTGGAGCAGCGGCGACGCGAAGGCTTCGGCACCGAGGAGATCATCCGCCGGTCGCCGATGATCCAGCAGGTGCTCGACCAGATCGGTTCAGGCGGCTTCTCGCCGGCCGAGCCGAACCTCTATAGCCATATCCTCGACGGCCTCGTGCGCCACGACCACTTCCTGGTGCTCGGCGATTTCCAGTCCTATGCCGAGAAGCAGCGGGAGGTGGCGGCCAAGTGGCGCGACCCCGCGGCCTGGTGGCGTTCGGCGATCCTCAACACCGCGCACATGGGCTTCTTCTCCTCCGACCGCACCATTCGCGACTACGCCGAGGAGATCTGGGGCGTACCGGTCAAACCGGCTTGA